Proteins encoded in a region of the Mixophyes fleayi isolate aMixFle1 chromosome 5, aMixFle1.hap1, whole genome shotgun sequence genome:
- the BTD gene encoding biotinidase, which yields MSPVNLRLIILVFYCCFMARVVHTMKYYMAAVYEHHAVLNHNSTALSSRKLALEFMSKNLNIYEQQVAAAAEKGVQIIVFPEDGIHGFNYSRLSIYPYLDFLPPPHLLPWNPCLEPDKFQDTEVLQRLSCMAASGGMFVVANLGTKVPCDALNPHCPQDGRYQFNTNVVFSDNGTLVASYFKQNLYFEISFDAPPGVQHVAFDTPFGRFGLFTCFDILFYEPVVSLIEKHQVKHLLYPTAWMNQLPLLSSIQIQRAFATGFNVNILAANIHHRTLGMTGSGIFSPLKSSYHYDMDGEGGHLIVARVPVDPSEEMYLGHAKQVSVVNTEMFEGSHTLTSAQVCDKMDNIEHCSDSVGHPKANVFHAEMMYDNFTFTLLTGNKGKIHVCVGTLCCYLSYRRVNVSNELYALGAFDGLHTVHGTYSLQICALVKCGGLDVKTCGQEVTEAGSIVTFQLWGNFSTKYIFPMMVTSGVTLQLPDHWGWKDSCFYMNKMEMDLGLVTAALYGRHYERD from the exons ATGTCTCCAGTAAACCTCAGGCTAATAATTCTGGTTTTCTACTGCTGTTTTATGGCTCGCGTTGTTCATACAATGAAGTACTATATGGCTGCGGTATACGAGCACCACGCTGTTCTGAACCACAACTCTACAGCCCTGTCAAGCCGAAAACTTGCCTTGGAATTTATGTCTAAAAACCTAAATATATATGAACAGCAGGTTGCTGCTGCCGCTGAAAAG GGTGTCCAGATCATTGTTTTTCCAGAAGATGGTATCCATGGCTTTAACTACAGCAGACTGTCCATTTACCCATATTTGGATTTTCTTCCCCCTCCACATTTGCTGCCTTGGAACCCGTGTCTGGAGCCGGACAAGTTTCAGGATACAGAG GTTCTCCAGAGACTCAGCTGTATGGCAGCAAGTGGTGGCATGTTCGTGGTTGCTAACCTAGGAACGAAGGTGCCCTGTGATGCCCTGAACCCTCATTGCCCACAAGATGGGAGATACCAGTTTAACACCAATGTTGTGTTTAGTGACAATGGCACACTGGTAGCCAGTTATTTCAAACAAAACTTGTATTTTGAAATTAGTTTTGACGCACCTCCAGGTGTCCAACACGTAGCGTTTGATACTCCCTTTGGCCGGTTTGGCCTCTTTACTTGCTTTGATATCTTATTCTATGAACCAGTTGTGAGTCTCATTGAAAAGCACCAAGTGAAGCACCTCCTGTACCCAACAGCTTGGATGAATCAGTTGCCTCTTTTGTCTTCAATTCAGATTCAGAGAGCCTTTGCTACTGGGTTTAACGTTAACATCCTAGCGGCAAACATCCACCACAGAACACTGGGTATGACTGGAAGTGGCATATTCAGTCCGTTGAAGTCCTCCTACCACTATGACATGGATGGGGAAGGAGGTCATCTTATTGTAGCTAGGGTTCCTGTGGATCCATCAGAAGAGATGTACCTGGGACATGCTAAACAGGTTTCAGTTGTGAACACTGAGATGTTTGAAGGCAGTCACACCCTTACTAGTGCACAGGTCTGTGACAAGATGGACAATATAGAACATTGCAGTGACTCAGTAGGACACCCAAAAGCAAACGTATTTCATGCAGAGATGATGTATGATAATTTCACTTTCACTCTTCTAACTGGGAATAAAGGGAAAATACATGTCTGTGTAGGCacactctgctgttacctgtcgTACAGAAGAGTCAATGTGTCCAACGAACTGTATGCTCTGGGGGCCTTTGATGGTCTTCACACCGTGCATGGCACATAttcccttcagatctgtgcactaGTGAAGTGTGGAGGTCTGGATGTGAAGACGTGTGGTCAGGAAGTGACTGAAGCAGGCAGTATTGTCACCTTCCAGCTCTGGGGCAACTTCAGCACCAAGTACATCTTCCCCATGATGGTCACATCAGGAGTCACGTTACAGTTACCAGACCACTGGGGCTGGAAAGACAGTTGTTTCTATATGAATAAAATGGAAATGGATTTGGGGTTAGTGACGGCAGCATTGTATGGGAGACACTACGAAAGAGACTAG